Proteins co-encoded in one Canis lupus familiaris isolate Mischka breed German Shepherd chromosome 36, alternate assembly UU_Cfam_GSD_1.0, whole genome shotgun sequence genomic window:
- the LOC119877901 gene encoding muscle M-line assembly protein unc-89-like isoform X2 produces MIYQSHATEALLTQTSENYSILTFSSVHPQNEGSITCVLFNQYGTVKTTGILRVMAKRGHGVEAHSVPVLHEYTDVEEELAMVFDQTKDIQPPWRQKRKKHLQMLQTKPPVPPSADTELLSFPVEIQVTAATPTPEHEKESRELFHAEELETKATPQDEAPQSPKHKFIFSADITNEPPKMLQEMPKHTRCREGDSIVFECLLSGEPKPVVTWFQNGLLLKQDQKFQFEEINFSYRLYINEINSQDSGKYKCVAENSSGTVESVSNLTVEPVTHREYSQLENIGGIYAKYSKDQQIHGKSVRAHFYDHPPGPFIPQSRIQEHSVMEYFQSLETVEQIDQKGQVHCTYSREKLPRFMQGAAGAIKLNKPVRAKLIQGQSEGKEGRRNEKSKLYQAEGTVYPFVDDFSEVEKIRQEVKNDFRKPGEAERENVQEYAQSDSLRHSQSERTPDSYNPTASSLEYEEPLGEERHYLGKKVKHRIIAFEKLQHVEKGVLEKTLTRKSFVSPPQRKLGDRNLPLPGRESGSSNLNANMYPADTRSPNAQPDSSDVVMNLKLLSSQTWKEYEVEEREQEKELGLTDQSAISGRTDHEAAITFDLKQFYSQVESADLEFQASAGGQPGAASSKIQHPVSEAADTGNIVFDLKQMYSHLGDAAMEFQGPETRQQETPYKKEISGTEALQPETQDTSESVLNDTLPTPEMSSGQEFSDRTAIEKSHFDENTLYLEKHIEEHNLEILNPDIPLKSFSGETHGEPHALRQTSSADVGETSVSEGKISLENGGQSFISHLKKAASEENLLEVHEKEEHTVAPELASFQDQDGATQGYVTGTLGDDEGDVHEQQQNPNEQIRAKFDAFGQEKCYEEVQVRKEISLSTTAGEKIETGFSENLPKPDEAHTTEAIDPEASLAQYLLAAGKHQVPETKDPKPKARPVQRESVTSMEVEEVTFHTVYEYYSQQQDSLGRPFSPESDISIDVGSISSEEISELDQFYTPPSSVEHFETPKAPDLYFTPSDTTKQSTTNSGGETMKRATPLEEAGERYSTPSEGEVAERYCTPPGEALERYATPPGEALERYTTPPGEALERYSTPLGETVEGHPIPTGGPNPTGNLKRYPSKIEREDSTPNEHFHTPTGERSSANELGRSDSFGTPSEAIEPKDNEMPPSFIEPLTRRKIYENTTLGFIVEVEGIPVPGVKWYRNKSLLEPDERIKIERVGNVCSLEISNLRKGEGGEYMCHAVNIIGEAKSFAKVDVVPQKERAVALPPPVTHQHVMQFDLENTPSSRTPSPQEIVLEVELSEKDVKEFEKQVKIVTVPEFTPDHKSMIVSLDVLPLNLADPSMASREEEDRDLKIDLEVFEMPPRFIMPICDFKIPENSDAVFRCSVIGIPSPEVRWYKEYMCIEPDNVKYEISEEAGSHTLKIRNFCPSDSATYRCRAVNCAGEAICRGFLTMGDSERFALTTKKSKVTLSSLKEELVLKSKYSDSFFEFQVVEGPPRFIKGISDCYAPLGTAAYFQCLVRGSPRPTVYWYKDGRLVQGARFSAEESGIGFHNLFITSLGKDDEGEYRCVATNKSGMAETCAALTLT; encoded by the exons ATGATATACCAATCCCACGCAACAGAGGCTTTATTGACGCAGACCTCAGAAAACTACTCAATAttaactttttcttctgttcatcCTCAAAATGAAGGTTCTATTACCTGCGTGCTGTTTAACCAATATGGAACAGTAAAAACAACGGGTATACTTAGAGTGATGGCAAAGCGAGGGCATGGTGTCGAAGCACATTCGGTACCAGTGTTGCACGAGTATACGGATGTGGAAGAAGAGTTGGCAATGGTGTTTGACCAAACAAAAGACATCCAACCGCCTTGGAGACAAAAGCGCAAAAAACATCTCCAGATGTTACAAACCAAACCCCCAGTTCCTCCCTCTGCAGACACAGAATTGCTTTCCTTCCCCGTAGAAATTCAGGTAACAGCAGCTACTCCTACCCCAGAGCACGAGAAAGAGTCAAGAGAATTGTTTCATGCTGAGGAATTGGAAACTAAAGCAACACCTCAAGATGAGGCCCCTCAGTCACcaaaacacaaatttatattttcagctgATATCACTAATGAGCCACCAAAAATGTTACAGGAAATGCCAAAGCATACCAGATGTAGAGAAGGGGATTCCATCGTATTCGAATGTTTATTGTCTGGTGAGCCCAAACCAGTTGTAACGTGGTTTCAAAACGGACTCCTTTTAAAGCAGGACCAGAAGTTTCAgtttgaagaaattaattttagctACAGGCTATATATTAATGAGATCAATTCTCAAGattctggaaaatataaatgtgttgCTGAAAACAGTTCAGGAACCGTTGAGAGTGTTTCGAATCTGACAGTGGAACCTGTCACTCATAGGGAGTATAGTCAATTAGAAAACATTGGTGGGATTTATGCAAAATATTCCAAAGATCAGCAAATTCATGGAAAATCTGTAAGGGCACATTTTTATGATCATCCACCTGGTCCTTTTATTCCCCAGTCCAGGATACAAGAACATTCTgtaatggaatattttcaaagCCTGGAGACAGTTGAACAGATAGACCAGAAAGGCCAGGTTCATTGCACATATTCTAGAGAAAAACTACCCAGATTTATGCAAGGTGCTGCTGGAGCCATAAAACTCAACAAGCCTGTCAGAGCCAAACTCATACAGGGTCAGAGTGAGGGGAAAGAGGGACgcagaaatgaaaaatccaaGCTGTACCAAGCAGAAGGTACTGTTTATCCATTTGTCGATGATTTCAGCGAAGTTGAAAAAATTAGGCAAGAGGTAAAAAACGATTTCAGAAAACCTGGTGaagcagaaagggaaaatgtACAAGAATATGCCCAAAGTGACTCTTTACGACATAGCCAGTCTGAGAGAACTCCTGATAGTTACAATCCAACAGCTTCATCTCTCGAGTATGAAGAACCCCTTGGTGAAGAGAGACACTACCTAGGGAAAAAGGTGAAGCATAGAATCATTGCATTTGAAAAGTTACAACATGTAGAAAAAGGAGTTCTAGAAAAAACACTTACCAGGAAATCATTTGTCAGTCCCCCTCAGAGGAAGCTTGGTGACAGGAACTTGCCATTACCGGGAAGAGAATCAGGATCCAGTAACCTAAATGCAAATATGTATCCAGCAGACACAAGGTCTCCCAACGCCCAACCCGATTCATCTGACGTTGTAATGAATTTAAAGCTGCTTTCTTCTCAGACTTGGAAGGAATATGAAGTAGAAGAAagggaacaagaaaaagaactaGGTCTTACAGATCAGTCTGCAATTTCTGGAAGGACTGACCACGAAGCAGCTATTACATTTGACTTGAAGCAGTTCTACTCTCAAGTAGAAAGTGCAGATCTAGAATTCCAAGCTTCAGCTGGTGGCCAACCAGGAGCAGCTTCTTCTAAAATCCAACATCCTGTTTCTGAAGCAGCTGATACTGGGAACATTGTATTTGATCTAAAACAAATGTATTCTCACCTAGGAGATGCAGCTATGGAGTTCCAAGGGCCAGAGACCAGGCAACAGGAGACaccttataaaaaagaaatctctggcACAGAAGCATTACAACCTGAAACACAAGATACCTCTGAAAGTGTGCTAAATGACACACTTCCCACCCCCGAAATGTCTTCCGGTCAGGAGTTTTCAGATAGGACTGCGATAGAGAAAAGTCATTTTGATGAAAATACCCTTTATTTGGAAAAACACATAGAGGAACATAACTTAGAAATTTTAAATCCTGATATTCCCCTTAAATCCTTTTCTGGAGAAACCCACGGTGAACCACATGCCCTACGTCAAACCTCCTCTGCTGATGTGGGAGAGACGTCTGTTTCTGAGGGAAAAATTTCTCTGGAAAACGGAGGTCAAAGTTTCATTTCACATTTGAAAAAAGCAGCAAGTGAGGAAAATCTCTTAGAGGTCCACGAGAAGGAAGAGCACACTGTGGCACCCGAGCTGGCGTCGTTTCAGGACCAGGATGGAGCGACACAGGGGTATGTCACTGGAACTTTGGGAGACGACGAAGGTGATGTTCATGAGCAACAGCAGAATCCAAATGAACAAATAAGGGCAAAATTTGATGCCTTTGGGCAGGAAAAATGTTACGAAGAAGTTCAAGTTCGGAAAGAAATTTCTCTGTCCACTACTGCAGGAGAGAAGATAGAAACTGGTTTTTCTGAAAATCTTCCCAAACCAGATGAGGCACATACAACAGAAGCAATAGACCCCGAGGCCTCTCTAGCACAATATTTACTTGCTGCTGGAAAGCACCAAGTTCCTGAAACTAAAGACCCCAAACCCAAGGCAAGGCCTGTCCAGCGTGAGTCAGTCACGTCAATGGAGGTTGAAGAAGTAACTTTCCACACCGTGTATGAATACTACAGCCAACAACAGGACTCATTAGGCCGCCCGTTTTCTCCTGAATCTGACATTTCGATTGACGTGGGAAGTATAAGCAGTGAAGAAATCTCAGAGTTAGATCAGTTTTATACGCCACCATCCTCTGTTGAACATTTTGAGACCCCAAAGGCTCCTGATTTGTATTTTACTCCTTCAGACACAACCAAACAGTCCACAACGAATTCAGGGGGTGAGACCATGAAAAGAGCCACACCCTTAGAGGAAGCTGGCGAGAGGTACTCCACACCTTCCGAAGGCGAGGTAGCAGAGAGATATTGCACACCCCCAGGGGAGGCCCTGGAGAGATATGCTACACCCCCAGGGGAGGCCCTGGAGAGATATACTACACCCCCAGGGGAG GCCCTGGAGAGATATTCCACACCATTAGGAGAAACAGTTGAAGGACATCCTATTCCTACTGGAGGACCAAATCCCACTGGAAACCTTAAAAGGTATCCATCAAAAATAGAAAGGGAGGACAGTACACCAAATGAACATTTCCATACTCCCACAGGAGAGAGGAGCTCCGCTAACGAACTGGGGCGCTCCGATTCATTCGGCACCCCCAGTGAAGCCATCGAACCAAAAGACAATGAAATGCCCCCGTCGTTCATCGAACCTCTGACCAGAAGGAAGATCTACGAGAACACAACGCTGGGCTTCATTGTTGAAGTTGAGGGCATTCCAGTTCCTGGTGTGAAATGGTATCGAAATAAGTCTCTGCTGGAGCCAGATGAAAGAATCAAAATAGAAAGGGTGGGCAATGTGTGTTCTTTGGAAATTTCCAACCTTCGCAAAGGCGAGGGCGGAGAGTACATGTGCCATGCTGTGAACATCATAGGGGAAGCCAAGAGCTTTGCAAAAGTAGACGTCGTGCCCCAGAAAGAGAGAGCGGTGGCGCTCCCGCCTCCAGTCACACATCAGCACGTCATGCAGTTTGATTTGGAAAACACGCCATCGTCAAGAACGCCGTCCCCTCAAGAGATTGTCCTGGAAGTGGAATTAAGTGAAAAAGATGTTAAAGAATTTGAGAAGCAAGTGAAAATCGTCACAGTCCCTGAATTTACTCCCGATCATAAAAGCATGATTGTGAGTCTGGATGTTCTACCGTTGAATTTAGCAGATCCAAGTATGGCTTCAAgggaggaagaagacagagatttaaaaattgatttagaaGTATTTGAAATGCCTCCTCGCTTTATAATGCCCATTTGTGACTTTAAAATTCCCGAAAATTCAGACGCTGTGTTCCGATGTTCGGTCATAGGCATCCCTAGCCCAGAAGTGAGATGGTATAAGGAATACATGTGCATTGAACCCGATAACGTCAAATATGAGATCAGCGAGGAGGCTGGAAGTCACACCCTCAAAATTCGCAACTTCTGTCCATCTGACAGCGCGACCTATAGGTGCAGGGCTGTGAATTGTGCAGGGGAGGCCATCTGCCGGGGATTCCTCACCATGGGAGATTCTGAAAGGTTTGCTCTGACGACCAAGAAGAGCAAAGTGACCTTAAGCAGCTTGAAGGAAGAACTGGTCTTAAAGAGCAAATATTCAGATAGCTTTTTTGAATTTCAGGTGGTGGAAGGGCCTCCCAGGTTTATCAAAGGGATTTCTGACTGTTACGCACCGTTAGGCACAGCAGCTTATTTCCAGTGTTTGGTCCGGGGCTCTCCGAGACCCACGGTTTACTGGTACAAAGATGGGAGGTTGGTGCAAGGAGCACGGTTCAGTGCCGAGGAAAGTGGCATAGGGTTCCACAACCTGTTCATAACGAGCTTGGGGAAGGATGACGAAGGGGAGTACAGGTGCGTGGCCACGAACAAGTCAGGGATGGCGGAGACCTGTGCGGCCCTCACCCTGACTTAG
- the LOC119877901 gene encoding muscle M-line assembly protein unc-89-like isoform X1: MIYQSHATEALLTQTSENYSILTFSSVHPQNEGSITCVLFNQYGTVKTTGILRVMAKRGHGVEAHSVPVLHEYTDVEEELAMVFDQTKDIQPPWRQKRKKHLQMLQTKPPVPPSADTELLSFPVEIQVTAATPTPEHEKESRELFHAEELETKATPQDEAPQSPKHKFIFSADITNEPPKMLQEMPKHTRCREGDSIVFECLLSGEPKPVVTWFQNGLLLKQDQKFQFEEINFSYRLYINEINSQDSGKYKCVAENSSGTVESVSNLTVEPVTHREYSQLENIGGIYAKYSKDQQIHGKSVRAHFYDHPPGPFIPQSRIQEHSVMEYFQSLETVEQIDQKGQVHCTYSREKLPRFMQGAAGAIKLNKPVRAKLIQGQSEGKEGRRNEKSKLYQAEGTVYPFVDDFSEVEKIRQEVKNDFRKPGEAERENVQEYAQSDSLRHSQSERTPDSYNPTASSLEYEEPLGEERHYLGKKVKHRIIAFEKLQHVEKGVLEKTLTRKSFVSPPQRKLGDRNLPLPGRESGSSNLNANMYPADTRSPNAQPDSSDVVMNLKLLSSQTWKEYEVEEREQEKELGLTDQSAISGRTDHEAAITFDLKQFYSQVESADLEFQASAGGQPGAASSKIQHPVSEAADTGNIVFDLKQMYSHLGDAAMEFQGPETRQQETPYKKEISGTEALQPETQDTSESVLNDTLPTPEMSSGQEFSDRTAIEKSHFDENTLYLEKHIEEHNLEILNPDIPLKSFSGETHGEPHALRQTSSADVGETSVSEGKISLENGGQSFISHLKKAASEENLLEVHEKEEHTVAPELASFQDQDGATQGYVTGTLGDDEGDVHEQQQNPNEQIRAKFDAFGQEKCYEEVQVRKEISLSTTAGEKIETGFSENLPKPDEAHTTEAIDPEASLAQYLLAAGKHQVPETKDPKPKARPVQRESVTSMEVEEVTFHTVYEYYSQQQDSLGRPFSPESDISIDVGSISSEEISELDQFYTPPSSVEHFETPKAPDLYFTPSDTTKQSTTNSGGETMKRATPLEEAGERYSTPSEGEVAERYCTPPGEALERYATPPGEALERYTTPPGEALERYTTPPGEALERYSTPLGETVEGHPIPTGGPNPTGNLKRYPSKIEREDSTPNEHFHTPTGERSSANELGRSDSFGTPSEAIEPKDNEMPPSFIEPLTRRKIYENTTLGFIVEVEGIPVPGVKWYRNKSLLEPDERIKIERVGNVCSLEISNLRKGEGGEYMCHAVNIIGEAKSFAKVDVVPQKERAVALPPPVTHQHVMQFDLENTPSSRTPSPQEIVLEVELSEKDVKEFEKQVKIVTVPEFTPDHKSMIVSLDVLPLNLADPSMASREEEDRDLKIDLEVFEMPPRFIMPICDFKIPENSDAVFRCSVIGIPSPEVRWYKEYMCIEPDNVKYEISEEAGSHTLKIRNFCPSDSATYRCRAVNCAGEAICRGFLTMGDSERFALTTKKSKVTLSSLKEELVLKSKYSDSFFEFQVVEGPPRFIKGISDCYAPLGTAAYFQCLVRGSPRPTVYWYKDGRLVQGARFSAEESGIGFHNLFITSLGKDDEGEYRCVATNKSGMAETCAALTLT, encoded by the coding sequence ATGATATACCAATCCCACGCAACAGAGGCTTTATTGACGCAGACCTCAGAAAACTACTCAATAttaactttttcttctgttcatcCTCAAAATGAAGGTTCTATTACCTGCGTGCTGTTTAACCAATATGGAACAGTAAAAACAACGGGTATACTTAGAGTGATGGCAAAGCGAGGGCATGGTGTCGAAGCACATTCGGTACCAGTGTTGCACGAGTATACGGATGTGGAAGAAGAGTTGGCAATGGTGTTTGACCAAACAAAAGACATCCAACCGCCTTGGAGACAAAAGCGCAAAAAACATCTCCAGATGTTACAAACCAAACCCCCAGTTCCTCCCTCTGCAGACACAGAATTGCTTTCCTTCCCCGTAGAAATTCAGGTAACAGCAGCTACTCCTACCCCAGAGCACGAGAAAGAGTCAAGAGAATTGTTTCATGCTGAGGAATTGGAAACTAAAGCAACACCTCAAGATGAGGCCCCTCAGTCACcaaaacacaaatttatattttcagctgATATCACTAATGAGCCACCAAAAATGTTACAGGAAATGCCAAAGCATACCAGATGTAGAGAAGGGGATTCCATCGTATTCGAATGTTTATTGTCTGGTGAGCCCAAACCAGTTGTAACGTGGTTTCAAAACGGACTCCTTTTAAAGCAGGACCAGAAGTTTCAgtttgaagaaattaattttagctACAGGCTATATATTAATGAGATCAATTCTCAAGattctggaaaatataaatgtgttgCTGAAAACAGTTCAGGAACCGTTGAGAGTGTTTCGAATCTGACAGTGGAACCTGTCACTCATAGGGAGTATAGTCAATTAGAAAACATTGGTGGGATTTATGCAAAATATTCCAAAGATCAGCAAATTCATGGAAAATCTGTAAGGGCACATTTTTATGATCATCCACCTGGTCCTTTTATTCCCCAGTCCAGGATACAAGAACATTCTgtaatggaatattttcaaagCCTGGAGACAGTTGAACAGATAGACCAGAAAGGCCAGGTTCATTGCACATATTCTAGAGAAAAACTACCCAGATTTATGCAAGGTGCTGCTGGAGCCATAAAACTCAACAAGCCTGTCAGAGCCAAACTCATACAGGGTCAGAGTGAGGGGAAAGAGGGACgcagaaatgaaaaatccaaGCTGTACCAAGCAGAAGGTACTGTTTATCCATTTGTCGATGATTTCAGCGAAGTTGAAAAAATTAGGCAAGAGGTAAAAAACGATTTCAGAAAACCTGGTGaagcagaaagggaaaatgtACAAGAATATGCCCAAAGTGACTCTTTACGACATAGCCAGTCTGAGAGAACTCCTGATAGTTACAATCCAACAGCTTCATCTCTCGAGTATGAAGAACCCCTTGGTGAAGAGAGACACTACCTAGGGAAAAAGGTGAAGCATAGAATCATTGCATTTGAAAAGTTACAACATGTAGAAAAAGGAGTTCTAGAAAAAACACTTACCAGGAAATCATTTGTCAGTCCCCCTCAGAGGAAGCTTGGTGACAGGAACTTGCCATTACCGGGAAGAGAATCAGGATCCAGTAACCTAAATGCAAATATGTATCCAGCAGACACAAGGTCTCCCAACGCCCAACCCGATTCATCTGACGTTGTAATGAATTTAAAGCTGCTTTCTTCTCAGACTTGGAAGGAATATGAAGTAGAAGAAagggaacaagaaaaagaactaGGTCTTACAGATCAGTCTGCAATTTCTGGAAGGACTGACCACGAAGCAGCTATTACATTTGACTTGAAGCAGTTCTACTCTCAAGTAGAAAGTGCAGATCTAGAATTCCAAGCTTCAGCTGGTGGCCAACCAGGAGCAGCTTCTTCTAAAATCCAACATCCTGTTTCTGAAGCAGCTGATACTGGGAACATTGTATTTGATCTAAAACAAATGTATTCTCACCTAGGAGATGCAGCTATGGAGTTCCAAGGGCCAGAGACCAGGCAACAGGAGACaccttataaaaaagaaatctctggcACAGAAGCATTACAACCTGAAACACAAGATACCTCTGAAAGTGTGCTAAATGACACACTTCCCACCCCCGAAATGTCTTCCGGTCAGGAGTTTTCAGATAGGACTGCGATAGAGAAAAGTCATTTTGATGAAAATACCCTTTATTTGGAAAAACACATAGAGGAACATAACTTAGAAATTTTAAATCCTGATATTCCCCTTAAATCCTTTTCTGGAGAAACCCACGGTGAACCACATGCCCTACGTCAAACCTCCTCTGCTGATGTGGGAGAGACGTCTGTTTCTGAGGGAAAAATTTCTCTGGAAAACGGAGGTCAAAGTTTCATTTCACATTTGAAAAAAGCAGCAAGTGAGGAAAATCTCTTAGAGGTCCACGAGAAGGAAGAGCACACTGTGGCACCCGAGCTGGCGTCGTTTCAGGACCAGGATGGAGCGACACAGGGGTATGTCACTGGAACTTTGGGAGACGACGAAGGTGATGTTCATGAGCAACAGCAGAATCCAAATGAACAAATAAGGGCAAAATTTGATGCCTTTGGGCAGGAAAAATGTTACGAAGAAGTTCAAGTTCGGAAAGAAATTTCTCTGTCCACTACTGCAGGAGAGAAGATAGAAACTGGTTTTTCTGAAAATCTTCCCAAACCAGATGAGGCACATACAACAGAAGCAATAGACCCCGAGGCCTCTCTAGCACAATATTTACTTGCTGCTGGAAAGCACCAAGTTCCTGAAACTAAAGACCCCAAACCCAAGGCAAGGCCTGTCCAGCGTGAGTCAGTCACGTCAATGGAGGTTGAAGAAGTAACTTTCCACACCGTGTATGAATACTACAGCCAACAACAGGACTCATTAGGCCGCCCGTTTTCTCCTGAATCTGACATTTCGATTGACGTGGGAAGTATAAGCAGTGAAGAAATCTCAGAGTTAGATCAGTTTTATACGCCACCATCCTCTGTTGAACATTTTGAGACCCCAAAGGCTCCTGATTTGTATTTTACTCCTTCAGACACAACCAAACAGTCCACAACGAATTCAGGGGGTGAGACCATGAAAAGAGCCACACCCTTAGAGGAAGCTGGCGAGAGGTACTCCACACCTTCCGAAGGCGAGGTAGCAGAGAGATATTGCACACCCCCAGGGGAGGCCCTGGAGAGATATGCTACACCCCCAGGGGAGGCCCTGGAGAGATATACTACACCCCCAGGGGAGGCCCTGGAGAGATATACTACACCCCCAGGGGAGGCCCTGGAGAGATATTCCACACCATTAGGAGAAACAGTTGAAGGACATCCTATTCCTACTGGAGGACCAAATCCCACTGGAAACCTTAAAAGGTATCCATCAAAAATAGAAAGGGAGGACAGTACACCAAATGAACATTTCCATACTCCCACAGGAGAGAGGAGCTCCGCTAACGAACTGGGGCGCTCCGATTCATTCGGCACCCCCAGTGAAGCCATCGAACCAAAAGACAATGAAATGCCCCCGTCGTTCATCGAACCTCTGACCAGAAGGAAGATCTACGAGAACACAACGCTGGGCTTCATTGTTGAAGTTGAGGGCATTCCAGTTCCTGGTGTGAAATGGTATCGAAATAAGTCTCTGCTGGAGCCAGATGAAAGAATCAAAATAGAAAGGGTGGGCAATGTGTGTTCTTTGGAAATTTCCAACCTTCGCAAAGGCGAGGGCGGAGAGTACATGTGCCATGCTGTGAACATCATAGGGGAAGCCAAGAGCTTTGCAAAAGTAGACGTCGTGCCCCAGAAAGAGAGAGCGGTGGCGCTCCCGCCTCCAGTCACACATCAGCACGTCATGCAGTTTGATTTGGAAAACACGCCATCGTCAAGAACGCCGTCCCCTCAAGAGATTGTCCTGGAAGTGGAATTAAGTGAAAAAGATGTTAAAGAATTTGAGAAGCAAGTGAAAATCGTCACAGTCCCTGAATTTACTCCCGATCATAAAAGCATGATTGTGAGTCTGGATGTTCTACCGTTGAATTTAGCAGATCCAAGTATGGCTTCAAgggaggaagaagacagagatttaaaaattgatttagaaGTATTTGAAATGCCTCCTCGCTTTATAATGCCCATTTGTGACTTTAAAATTCCCGAAAATTCAGACGCTGTGTTCCGATGTTCGGTCATAGGCATCCCTAGCCCAGAAGTGAGATGGTATAAGGAATACATGTGCATTGAACCCGATAACGTCAAATATGAGATCAGCGAGGAGGCTGGAAGTCACACCCTCAAAATTCGCAACTTCTGTCCATCTGACAGCGCGACCTATAGGTGCAGGGCTGTGAATTGTGCAGGGGAGGCCATCTGCCGGGGATTCCTCACCATGGGAGATTCTGAAAGGTTTGCTCTGACGACCAAGAAGAGCAAAGTGACCTTAAGCAGCTTGAAGGAAGAACTGGTCTTAAAGAGCAAATATTCAGATAGCTTTTTTGAATTTCAGGTGGTGGAAGGGCCTCCCAGGTTTATCAAAGGGATTTCTGACTGTTACGCACCGTTAGGCACAGCAGCTTATTTCCAGTGTTTGGTCCGGGGCTCTCCGAGACCCACGGTTTACTGGTACAAAGATGGGAGGTTGGTGCAAGGAGCACGGTTCAGTGCCGAGGAAAGTGGCATAGGGTTCCACAACCTGTTCATAACGAGCTTGGGGAAGGATGACGAAGGGGAGTACAGGTGCGTGGCCACGAACAAGTCAGGGATGGCGGAGACCTGTGCGGCCCTCACCCTGACTTAG